AGGCAAATGCTGTTTACGAAAATGCATACCTTCTCGGAACTTCTATGGCTCGTCCGGCAATCTCCAAGAGACTTGTTGAAGTAGCAAGAAAAGAAGGTGCTACTGCTATCTGCCACGGTGCTACCGGAAAAGGAAATGACCAGATCCGTTTCGAGCTTTCTATCATGGCTCTTGCCCCGGATCTTAAGATCATCGCTCCTTGGAGAATGACAGATCTGTGGACACTTCAGTCACGTGACGATGAGATTGCTTACTGTAAAGCTCACGGAATCGATCTTCCGTTTGACGCAAGCCACAGCTATAGCCGTGACCGTAACTTATGGCACATCAGCCACGAAGGACTGGAACTTGAAGATCCATCCTGCGAACCAAATTACGCTGATCTTCTTGTTCTTGGAAATACACCGGAAAATGCACCGGATGAAGATGAATATGTAACTATGACATTTGAAGAAGGTGTTCCGAAGACAATCAACGGCGAAGCCATGAAAGTTTCTGATATCATCCGCAAACTCAACGAACTTGGCGGCAAGCATGGTATCGGTATCGTTGATATCGTTGAGAACCGTGTTGTTGGTATGAAATCCCGTGGTGTTTATGAAACTCCTGGTGGAACAATCCTGATGGAAGCTCACAAACAGCTTGAAGAACTGGTTATCGACCGTGCTACCATGGAAGTTAAGAAAGATCTTGGCAATAAACTCGCTCAGGTTGTATACGAAGGAAAATGGTTCACACCACTTTGTGAAGCTCTTCGTGCTTTCGTAAAATCTACCCAGAAATATGTTACAGGTGAAGTTAAATTCAGACTTTACAAAGGAAATATCATTAAAGCCGGAACTACTTCTCCATACTCACTTTACAATGAATCTCTGGCAAGCTTCACAACCGGTGATATGTACGATCATCATGATGCAAGCGGATTCATCACTCTGTTCGGACTTCCGCTGAAGGTTCGTGCGATGAAGAATCTTGAGGTAAACAATAAATAATTGTATATCCCAATACTGACAGATTTAAAGGACGTTGATATGAAATTATCAGCGTCCTTTTTCTGAACAAGCCAACGCTTAAAAGGTTCCGCTTTTGGCGAGGGTCTACATGAAATGTAAGTTTCACTCCAACAGACTCGTCAGGCATAAAATGTCATTTTTATAATTATGCTATAGTAGTTATCAGCCATTTATGATTCATATAAAGGCATATCCACCCTGTATTCTCTATCAATCCCCATACAGATCTGCTCAAATATCTGATTTGGCAGATATACACCTTACTTTCCGCTTTCAGGCAGCTCTCCCAGTGATAGTTTCCCCGGCACAACGCAGTTCCAAGACCGGGAGACGCGCGCAAAGTGAGATCATATTTCAGGCGATACTTCCCTGGTTTTATTTCGGGAAGTTCCTTACAAAATTGCAGATCTGGCATGAATTTCATTCCCATTTCTTCTGCTTTCTATCATTATATGATACCACAGGCATAGTCGTTCTTATTCTGTCAGTTCTTGCTCTTTAATCTTCAACCAGTCCTCTTTCCACTACATTTTCCACGGCATCCATCTGTTCCAGGATTTCTTCACGGCGTTCATCCAAAAGTAAACCTTTGTTGTATTTGTAATACATCGCACAGTCATTTTCCCGCAGGAACGCAATGCTGTACACATTACTGTTGAGTTCCGTGACAAATACTGCCATTTCCTGGCTCTCGCCGAAAGCAGATTCCAGGAATTCAAAGCAGTGATTCAGCGTTTCCAGTGTCTTATCTGCCATTTGCTCTCTCTGTTCTTCTTCGCTGTCAAATGTGGCCTTTACAGACTCAAATTCCGGAGCTTTCTGGTATTCTTCCAGTTTGCATAAAATACGCTCCATACGGTGCATTTCCGCTTTTGTAAGCTGTCCGGCGGCCTTCTTCTGTTCAACTTCCCGCCTAAGAGACTGAATTTTCGCAGCAAGTACCTCTCCCGGAACTGCACCTTCCTTTTGCAATTCCTCTTTATAAGCACACAGCTGAGCAAACAGTCCCTCCACAAATTTTTCCATCTCATATTCTTCTTTAAAAAGATCTGCCATCTTTCCGACCAGAAGATTTACCACACTCAGCCGCTCATCAAACGACGCAAATTTCAAACGTTCTAAGGTATCTTTTTCATAATGTCCTGCAAGGATCCGCTCCAGTCCATACTCCTTCTGATACTTTCGATAAAGCTCCAGATAATTTGCAAAATCCTTCGCTGTCTTCCAGTGCTGGAGGTACTGATGCACAACCTCACGATCCACCTCTTTACCAAGCTTTTCATAAACCTGGATCAACCTTGACAGGTCTTCCCATCCTCTGGCTGTGACAAACATTTTTCCATCTACTGTATTTTCCATACGATAGAAATTCTCTTTTCGAAGCTCCAGATAAGAAAGCACTGCAGAATGGATTCCAACCTGATACGCATATTCCTTCCAGACATCAAAATCAGCTTCCACATCGATCCGCTTGATCCGGTCCAGTGTCACCACATCAAATTCCCGCACCGACTTATTATATTCCGGCGGATTCCCTGCCGCCACAATGATCCATCCCTCCGGCACACTCTGATTACCAAACATCTTGCACTGTAAAAACTGCAGCATAGTCGGCGCCAACGTCTCTGAAACACAGTTGATCTCATCGATAAACAGGATTCCCTCTTTCATGCCGCTCTGCTCTATCTTTTCATATACAGCAGCAATGATCTCACTCATCGTATACTCGGTTACCGAATACTCTTTTCCACCGTAGATCTTTGTCTGAATAAACGGAAGCCCGATCGCACTCTGTCTGGTATGGTGTGTGATCGTATACGCAACCAGTCCGATCTCACATTCCCTTGAAATCTGCTCCATGATCTGTGTTTTTCCAATTCCCGGAGGTCCCATCAAAAGGATCGGTCTCTGATGGATTGCCGGAATCTGATATTCTCCATATTCATCCTTCATCAGGTATGCCTGCACCGCATCCTTGATTTCCTGTTTTGCACGTTTAATATTCATCTATTTCTCACTCCTCTCAAATCTTCTTCATCCAGAACCAGTTTCATCGCCCACGGCGGAACTTCCTGTTCTTCTGCCCCGTCATCCATAAATACAAACGCGGTCTGATACAGAGGCATTTTCTGCGGATAAATCCCCTGTCCATCGGTAAAATAGATCACACCCTTCAGTTCAGTGAACCGGTGCGTCGCGATCAGCTCATCAATATAGGCAAACGCCGGCCTGAAATCCGTTCCACCTTCCCCGGCAAGATCCAGCTTTTCCATATATTCCTGTAATTCTTCTTTACAGGTAATCTTCCTGTCTGACTGCACCTGGTCATCACATTGTATAATGTGGATATTGACTCTCTGAAAAAAGCTCCCTGCTTCACTTAAAATGCCATAGGTCTCCTCCAGGAATTTTTTTACCAGATCTCCTGAACAGGACATGGAAGTATCAATCACGATTGCAAAATCCTCCACTTTTTTCACTTCTTTCCATTCCTGTGGCTCGATCAGAGGCATATTTCCATAAAGGCGCAGTCCATAACTGTAAAATACATAATCAAAGCTGTCATCATCCACGGTAACCTCTTCCTTCAGCACAGCAAATTTGCGCAAAAAGCTGCGGTAGTCATATCGCTGTCGGTTCTCAACCCGGACCTGATCCAGAAAATGCCCGGTATTTGATGCTGCTTCTTTCGAAAAAGTTTCCATATCGGTCTGCATTTTCTCGCTGATATCCTGCCACCTCTGGTTCATTTCGCTTTGTTTTTCATCATCTTCATCTTTTGCCCAGTACTTGTGATCATCCACGGTAAATTCCCGGGCCATGCGCTCCATCTCTCTGTCCGAAAGCTTCCATCTTACCAGTACTCCATAAATTTTTTCCGCTGTAAATACCTTGATTTCCTCTTTCAGATCCCGGTAGGTTCTCTGTCTGATCCAGGACTGGCTTTTTCGTATATTCTGGAGGTTCCAGTCGTCAATCACAGATTCTACCGCAATATCCGCCGCCAGGTTCCATACAAGCTCTTCCCGTCCATTTCTGCGAAATACATGTCGGAAAATGCAGTGCAGAACCAGATGTAGATAGGCGCGGTTTACCTCGATCCGGTTCTGCCTGTACTCACCTCCCAGCATCTGCCCGTTAAAATACATTGTCTCTCCGTCTGTAGCAAGAAGGTCTACTGAAAAATCCTGTACATAATAAAACGCCGAAAGCGCCACATCCATAAATCTCATCTTCATATACAGTTCGTTCCTCGTCAGAACCAGT
The sequence above is drawn from the Coprococcus comes ATCC 27758 genome and encodes:
- a CDS encoding argininosuccinate synthase, producing the protein MKEKVVLAYSGGLDTTTLIPWLKETFDYEVICCCIDCGQGEELDGLDERAKLAGASKLYIEDITDDFCDNYIMPCVQANAVYENAYLLGTSMARPAISKRLVEVARKEGATAICHGATGKGNDQIRFELSIMALAPDLKIIAPWRMTDLWTLQSRDDEIAYCKAHGIDLPFDASHSYSRDRNLWHISHEGLELEDPSCEPNYADLLVLGNTPENAPDEDEYVTMTFEEGVPKTINGEAMKVSDIIRKLNELGGKHGIGIVDIVENRVVGMKSRGVYETPGGTILMEAHKQLEELVIDRATMEVKKDLGNKLAQVVYEGKWFTPLCEALRAFVKSTQKYVTGEVKFRLYKGNIIKAGTTSPYSLYNESLASFTTGDMYDHHDASGFITLFGLPLKVRAMKNLEVNNK
- a CDS encoding ATP-binding protein produces the protein MNIKRAKQEIKDAVQAYLMKDEYGEYQIPAIHQRPILLMGPPGIGKTQIMEQISRECEIGLVAYTITHHTRQSAIGLPFIQTKIYGGKEYSVTEYTMSEIIAAVYEKIEQSGMKEGILFIDEINCVSETLAPTMLQFLQCKMFGNQSVPEGWIIVAAGNPPEYNKSVREFDVVTLDRIKRIDVEADFDVWKEYAYQVGIHSAVLSYLELRKENFYRMENTVDGKMFVTARGWEDLSRLIQVYEKLGKEVDREVVHQYLQHWKTAKDFANYLELYRKYQKEYGLERILAGHYEKDTLERLKFASFDERLSVVNLLVGKMADLFKEEYEMEKFVEGLFAQLCAYKEELQKEGAVPGEVLAAKIQSLRREVEQKKAAGQLTKAEMHRMERILCKLEEYQKAPEFESVKATFDSEEEQREQMADKTLETLNHCFEFLESAFGESQEMAVFVTELNSNVYSIAFLRENDCAMYYKYNKGLLLDERREEILEQMDAVENVVERGLVED
- a CDS encoding VWA-like domain-containing protein, producing the protein MSLEQGLEEIGHKILVLTRNELYMKMRFMDVALSAFYYVQDFSVDLLATDGETMYFNGQMLGGEYRQNRIEVNRAYLHLVLHCIFRHVFRRNGREELVWNLAADIAVESVIDDWNLQNIRKSQSWIRQRTYRDLKEEIKVFTAEKIYGVLVRWKLSDREMERMAREFTVDDHKYWAKDEDDEKQSEMNQRWQDISEKMQTDMETFSKEAASNTGHFLDQVRVENRQRYDYRSFLRKFAVLKEEVTVDDDSFDYVFYSYGLRLYGNMPLIEPQEWKEVKKVEDFAIVIDTSMSCSGDLVKKFLEETYGILSEAGSFFQRVNIHIIQCDDQVQSDRKITCKEELQEYMEKLDLAGEGGTDFRPAFAYIDELIATHRFTELKGVIYFTDGQGIYPQKMPLYQTAFVFMDDGAEEQEVPPWAMKLVLDEEDLRGVRNR